The Nothobranchius furzeri strain GRZ-AD chromosome 8, NfurGRZ-RIMD1, whole genome shotgun sequence sequence tttaatcggatccttttctcttcaacatgtaaagtttcattcagtacagactttagttacaccaaactAACGAGACAgatcctggatttgtattctgaacagtttaaacatgtttaaaacggagacatgcatgacgcgtctaaaattcgcacctgctccgctattatggaaattgaactaacaagatgaataacatgaacttattttaggcacagacatcccccacacttttgaaaagcttgcaacgcgcctggtcgctcgtgtacgtcaaagttatctttcataagacgataatcaataaaacgattcatataaaatggatccagaagttgtagcccgtctctgctacaatttttggtatttttcaccctgttgatggttttacagagcaggtgccccttttgtcatacgtttctttttaaaacatgtttagactgttcagaatacaaatccaggctctgtcacgtttgattgttgtaattaaactttgtaggtgggggaggtcagaaagcagctcagaagcgcatgattacgcacaagcgtgacgcgtcaacccggtctcacagtaagaccgggttggacctgttcaggtttacgcagacaatctttacatttagaattggcatacagatgtaaaattaatgcagtaaaatataaagcattttatttaaatatccattcattattttacaagcacagagagcagcatcagatggatggaagagccgcatgcggctccagagccgcgggttgctgacccctgtgctagcctactttattgtccccagcaatttttaaaccccactcaagtgtatggttattgtccccagcaattctgaaaacaaactgacgcccttgcacatgcagttaatcgttcagccctaatatacatgcagctctatgctaaaagtgtattttcaaagaggtaatgatggatttctttgtaaaagttgtccatctttccaacagaaaaatttgcctggaccaacgtaacatgataacaacgtaacgtaattacgtaattccgtaaggttcatgttcagccaatcaactactttgacatcaccagcagtcgacggaccccgagctgatcttgcacccgagcagatcttgtacaaacaccgggtgtcgtcagttaatcccagccttacagccccacccttagctccacctctcttcccttttgtggaattgtctgggcttgacggaacttgtgacacggtcaaaatggcggtggtggccacctcccattttagcacaataaCTAATTatcggagcctatggaaaggaattgtccagtatatttatgtcgatgattgTAATGAAGAAAAATAGtcttgaaaaaaataataaaatcacatGGTTCCCACAAAAACTCAATTGGCTAAACTCTAAATCTATTCAAACTGTAGTTACCCAATACTGAGTTTTATTTAAACTGTTCCaatcaaaatatattttcatgatatatgtatatatatatatatatatatacatatatacacatatatacatatatacacatatatatatatatatatgtatatatatatatatatacacatatatacacatatatacatatatacacatatatacatatatatatatatatatatacacatatatacatatatatatatacacatatatacacatatatatatatatatatatacacatatatatacatatatatatatatatacatacacatatacatatatatacatacatacatatatatatatatacatatatatatatatatatatatatatatacacacacatatatatatatatacacatatatatatacatatatatatatatatatatatatatatatatatatatatatatatatatatatatatatatatatacatgttgtaacgtgaggaaatatgggttttctgtcacaatggtggtgttggactcagctgtgtcaaagctacatatatacatatatatatatatacatatacatatatacatatatatatatatatatatatatatatacatatacatatatatatatacatatatacatatacatatatatatacatatacatatatatatatatatatatatatatatatatatatatatatatacatatatatatatatgtatatatatatatacatatatatataaataaataaataaataaggaaaaTTACAAAATCATAGCAAAGTAAAATTTTCCTAAAATACCGAACTCACAAAAACCAAATCACATACCAAATTTGACACTTTGCTGTTAAATTTATTGAATATTAACCTCAGTGATAACTTAACACTTTACCGTTTTACATTCAAATACAAGATCATGAGATTTGTTTTCCAAGTCTCAAAGCAAATGAAACGTGGCATGAACTGTTTTAACTCAGTTAACGTTTGTCAGTATTCAGATTGTTCCAAAACCGTAACAAAGGAAACCAAACAAACCTGCATGCATCTTTAAAAATGTCAAAGTACTTTTACCACAATGTTCAACCAAAAAATtcaagtgaagaaaatttagagaCAAACATCACATTTTTGCTACATTCCTTATGCCATCTTTAAATCTTACAAAGTCAAAGTTGAAGAATTAGGATGAGTACATAATATACATTTTACATAGCATTTTGGCTGAATAAACTAATGAAGGAATGTTTTCATCAACAGAAAACGAAAAGAAGGCAATAAACAGTCTCAGTGTCTACTGTTTTGGACCAGTTTGCTCCATCGCCTCATCATGCTCTTCTTTCTCTGCCTTCTGAGGAGCAAAAGGTCCCACCAGCCAGTTGAGTGGTGTGTTGTGCAGTAAATACTCCATGACACCATCCAGAGACTGCTGAACCTGGCAAAGACATTaaatttaatcaagtttaatgaACAGTTAGGTTACTGTAACCTAATTTGTTCATCTCAAAGAATGCAAAGGTAATTAtagttaaagctacaatggcaaatttggaaaacaaattagcttaaaacattgttttcatgcctcttaacgtaCTAACAACGTATAACtacaaatatattgtggagataaaaaaaaagacgTCTGGACgaagaaaacagcaactggtgtttagcaccatctcgCTTCCCCGGCATCgcgggtttctggttctggcagaagcttgtggctcctaaggctaggttaaagttaagaggggacagggcgttctctgttgcgggtccAAAACTGGAACGCACTGCCCCAAACCATTAAGAGACTctccatcagtagcagtttttaaaatgaggctgaaaacctacttttatgatctggcttttaattctgtgggttagcaattgttaatgtttatattttgttgttctcatttgtggttttaattatgtgTGTAGCAttgtatgttttattgttttacccttttgttgtacagcaccttggtggcatgctcatgactgtaaggtgctttataaataaaggctgagttgagttgAGAAGTGTCTATTCTAGATttactataacagctttaaatagACATGTTGAAAGAActtgatttttatggttgtaaTAAACCAACAGAATGAGAACAACTAATCTCAGGGGTGTCTACCAAGAGTTTCTACACCAGAACGACTAATTGTGTTAAGTGATGCCTCACTTTAAAACAAGCTCAGAACTTGTTTTCACTACACTGGCATAGCAAAAGCAATGACTGGTACAATTAGGACCTGTTTCAAATGGTGGCGGCTTCCCTCCATAAGGTGGGGGGTGATGGTGCTTGCATTCCCCAGAGAGGACTGCAGCTCTTCGGCGGCTCGCCGTGCGCTGGCCAGCTGCTCCTGGACTGTACCCGGCAGACCCTGAGCACTTGAAACCACATTGGAGCATGCTGACCTCAGCTGGTCGCTCAGACCCCGGACCATAGAAAGGGCCCGCCATTCCAGTTGCTGTGAACAAGGAGTtggaataaaacacaaaaactcaAACATTCATGATTCCACAGCTTAGCACAATTAAAAGTGACGTCATGATTTTCAGGAAAACTTCTCATAATataatgaaaaaacaaaaaaatatataaaactgcAAATAAATCCAGAAAAGGTTAATTCCTGACCTCAGATTCGTGTTTGGACCCGTCTGGCTCTGATTCACTCTGACCCGCTCCTTCCTGTTTCTGCTTCCATTCGGTCCAGCTCTGATGCAGCTGCTCGGAGGCTCCTGCTAACTGATTACTGGCTGTGTCCAGACTGGCACGGGTGCTCTCCTCCACCAGGTCCAGTGTGTTGGTAATCTGAGCCACTAAAGTATACGTGGCATCCCTTGCTCTCCGTGCACGGACCAGGGAATGCTCCAGCGCCCTCTCCTGTACCTTGGCAGAGAGTTTCCCCAAACGAACGAAGTAGCTGGAGCTAGATGAAGAGGCAGTCACCTC is a genomic window containing:
- the plin3 gene encoding mannose-6-phosphate receptor binding protein 1 isoform X2, with product MADSMKTNEAEAAATEAANEEQQTVVSRVSNLPLVSSAREVVSTAYSSTKDNVPLLKGVMDVAESGVRTLGAAASMGSKPILDMIEPQLATVNEYALKGLDKMEEKLPILHQSADKVVSDTVDMVYQSMAGAKDAVVGAVMGGVELTRAAVSEGINTVMGTRMGQMVSSGMGLALSRSEDWVDQHLPLTEKELAAVAEPTSSEVTASSSSSSYFVRLGKLSAKVQERALEHSLVRARRARDATYTLVAQITNTLDLVEESTRASLDTASNQLAGASEQLHQSWTEWKQKQEGAGQSESEPDGSKHESEQLEWRALSMVRGLSDQLRSACSNVVSSAQGLPGTVQEQLASARRAAEELQSSLGNASTITPHLMEGSRHHLKQQSLDGVMEYLLHNTPLNWLVGPFAPQKAEKEEHDEAMEQTGPKQ
- the plin3 gene encoding mannose-6-phosphate receptor binding protein 1 isoform X1, with the translated sequence MADSMKTNEAEAAATEAANEEQQTVVSRVSNLPLVSSAREVVSTAYSSTKDNVPLLKGVMDVAESGVRTLGAAASMGSKPILDMIEPQLATVNEYALKGLDKMEEKLPILHQSADKVVSDTVDMVYQSMAGAKDAVVGAVMGGVELTRAAVSEGINTVMGTRMGQMVSSGMGLALSRSEDWVDQHLPLTEKELAAVAEPTSSEVTASSSSSSYFVRLGKLSAKVQERALEHSLVRARRARDATYTLVAQITNTLDLVEESTRASLDTASNQLAGASEQLHQSWTEWKQKQEGAGQSESEPDGSKHESEQLEWRALSMVRGLSDQLRSACSNVVSSAQGLPGTVQEQLASARRAAEELQSSLGNASTITPHLMEGSRHHLKQVQQSLDGVMEYLLHNTPLNWLVGPFAPQKAEKEEHDEAMEQTGPKQ